The genomic window GCCATGAGCTGCACGCTGAAGAACATCGACAGCGCCCCGGTGATGGCCCCGCCAATCATGCAGATGGGAATGACGCGCAGGGGATCCTTCGCCATGAAGGGAATCGCCCCCTCGGAGATGAAGCACAGGCCCAGGGCCAGCGAGGCCCGTCCCGCCTCGCGCTCGGACTCGGAGAACTTGGAGCGGGCCAGGAGGCTCGACAGCCCGATGCCGAGCGGGGGCACCATGCCCGAGGCCATGATCGCCGCCATGGGGCCGTAGGCGCCGGGGCCTCCCGCCGAGAGCAGGCCCACCCCGAAGGTGTAGGCCGCCTTGTTGACGGGCCCGCCCAGGTCGAAGCACATCATCGCGCCCAGCAACAGCCCCAGCAGCACGGCGTTGCCGGAGCCCATGTGCGTCAGGAACGTGGTCATCGCCGACATGACGGCGGCCACGGGCGTGCCGATGACGTAGATCATCACCAGGCCCGTGACGAGCCCCGCGCCCAGGGGAATGAGCAGGATGGGCTTGAGGGCCTCCACGCTGCGGGGGAGCTTCAGGTACCGGCTCATGGCCTGGGCCGTGTAGCCGGCGAGAAAGCCCGCGACGATTCCGCCCAGGAAGCCCGCGCCCAGATCGCTGGCCAGATAGCCGCCGATCATCCCGGGCGCGATGCCGGGCCGGTCGGCGATCGAGTACGCGATGTAGCCGGCGAGCAAGGGCACCATCAGCTTGAAGGCCGCCCCGCCGCCGATGCGCATGAGCGCCGCGGCGAGCGTACCCTCCTGCTTGAAGGCGTCGATGCCGAACACGAAGGACAGGGCGATCAGCAGGCCGCCCGCGACGACCATGGGCAGCATGAACGACACGCCGGTGAGCAGGTGCCGGTACGGGCCGCGCTTGCCGCTGGCGCTGGCCTTGCCCCCGCCGCCGGGCTGCGCCGTGGGACGGTGGGCCTCGCCCCCCAGGGGCTGGGCCTTGTCCAAGGCCTCCTGGATCGTCTGATTCGATTTCTTCAGCGCGGCGCCGGTGGAGGTCCGCCAGACGCGCTTCCCGGCGAACCGGGACTGATCAACCTCGATGTCACAGGCGAGGATGACGACCTCCGCCTCTTGAATCTCCTCCGGGGTCAGCTTGTTCTGCGCGCCCACCGACCCTTGCGTCTCCACCCGGATGGGGTGGCCCAGCCCCCGGGCGGCCTGGGTGAGGGCCTCGGCCGCCATGAAGGTGTGGGCCACGCCGGTCGGACAGGCCGTCACGGCCACGATCTTCTTCTCCCGGGCAGCGGCCGGGGCCACCGGGGCACTGGGGAGGGCCGGGGCGCGCGTTGGGGGGAGTGCGGCCAGGGGCTTGGCTTCGCTCTCGGCGCGGCTCAGGAAGCCGTCGGGATCCGGGAGCGCCTGGGCGATGGGCGCCAGGTAGACGCGCTTGCCCACGAACCGCGAGAGGTCCACCTCCGTGCCCGTCGCCGCGATGACCAGGTCCGCGGCGGACACCTGCTCCGGGCCGAGGGGCCGGGGCGGCTCCAGCTGGCCGTGCATCTCTACCGAGGGCATCCATCCGCGCTTCCGGGCGGCGCGCTCCAGCGCCCGGGCGGCGAGGAAGACCGTGGCCACGCCGCTGGGGCAGGCCGTGACGATGATGACGTTCATCCGAGTGTCTCCCCGGTGCTTGGATTGCGGACAACGGTTTGGCGCTGAAGGGCTTCGAAATCCATGGCCTTGGGGTCGCCCACGCCCACGTGGCGGACGCATTCGGCGGCCAGCGCCGTCGCGAAGCGCAAGGTGCGCTCCCGGGGCCAGCCGGACAGGAGGCCGTGCAGGGCTCCCGCGAGCAGCGTATCGCCCGCGCCGACGGTGCTGAGCACGGTGACGCGGGGCGGGACGGCCTCCAGGGCCGTGCCCCGCTGGGCCCAGAGCACGCTGCCGGCCCCCGCGGAGACCAGCACGTCCTCGATGCCCTCGGCATTGAGCCGCAGGGCCGCCTGAAGCCGGGCTTCGGCGGTCTCCAGGCGGCGGCCGGCCCATCCTTCCAGCTCGGTCTCATTGGGTTTGATGCCGGTGGGCCGCGCGGCCAGGCCCGAGGTCAGCGCGGGGCCGCTGGTGTCGAGCCAGACGGGAAGGCCGAGCTCCCGGATCGCCGTGATGAGGCCGGCGAGCTGAGCCGGGGAGACGTTGGGCGGCAGGCTGCCGGCGACCACCACCGCCTCGTGTCCGGAGGCGAGCGTGCCCAGCCGCGCCTTCAGGGCTTCCAGCGCGTGCTCGGGAATGCGCAGGCCGGGCCCATTCAGGTCCGTGACGCGCCCCCCGGCCTCGGAGATCTTCGCGTTGATGCGGGTCTCTCCCGGCACCCGGATGAAGGCATCCCGCATGCCGAGTTCGGTGAAGGCCTTCACGAAGGGCGCTTCGTTGTCCGTGCCGAGCAGGCCCGAGACGGAGACGTCATGTCCCAGGCCGGTGAGGACTCGCGCCACGTTGATGCCCTTGCCCCCCGCGTCGAGCCGGGTGCTCTCGGCGCGGTTGACCTCGCCAGGCTGGAGCACACCCAGGCGGATCGCGAGGTCCAGGGCGGGATTCAAGGTCAGCGTCAGAACGCGCGCCATCAGACGGCCTCCAGGGCTTCGCGC from Stigmatella erecta includes these protein-coding regions:
- the pfkB gene encoding 1-phosphofructokinase, with translation MARVLTLTLNPALDLAIRLGVLQPGEVNRAESTRLDAGGKGINVARVLTGLGHDVSVSGLLGTDNEAPFVKAFTELGMRDAFIRVPGETRINAKISEAGGRVTDLNGPGLRIPEHALEALKARLGTLASGHEAVVVAGSLPPNVSPAQLAGLITAIRELGLPVWLDTSGPALTSGLAARPTGIKPNETELEGWAGRRLETAEARLQAALRLNAEGIEDVLVSAGAGSVLWAQRGTALEAVPPRVTVLSTVGAGDTLLAGALHGLLSGWPRERTLRFATALAAECVRHVGVGDPKAMDFEALQRQTVVRNPSTGETLG
- a CDS encoding PTS fructose-like transporter subunit IIB, encoding MNVIIVTACPSGVATVFLAARALERAARKRGWMPSVEMHGQLEPPRPLGPEQVSAADLVIAATGTEVDLSRFVGKRVYLAPIAQALPDPDGFLSRAESEAKPLAALPPTRAPALPSAPVAPAAAREKKIVAVTACPTGVAHTFMAAEALTQAARGLGHPIRVETQGSVGAQNKLTPEEIQEAEVVILACDIEVDQSRFAGKRVWRTSTGAALKKSNQTIQEALDKAQPLGGEAHRPTAQPGGGGKASASGKRGPYRHLLTGVSFMLPMVVAGGLLIALSFVFGIDAFKQEGTLAAALMRIGGGAAFKLMVPLLAGYIAYSIADRPGIAPGMIGGYLASDLGAGFLGGIVAGFLAGYTAQAMSRYLKLPRSVEALKPILLIPLGAGLVTGLVMIYVIGTPVAAVMSAMTTFLTHMGSGNAVLLGLLLGAMMCFDLGGPVNKAAYTFGVGLLSAGGPGAYGPMAAIMASGMVPPLGIGLSSLLARSKFSESEREAGRASLALGLCFISEGAIPFMAKDPLRVIPICMIGGAITGALSMFFSVQLMAPHGGLFVLLIPNAVNHVLLYLVAILVGSLVVCAGYALLKPGKTEMPGTESSGSGAA